A region from the Drosophila takahashii strain IR98-3 E-12201 chromosome 2L, DtakHiC1v2, whole genome shotgun sequence genome encodes:
- the LOC108058305 gene encoding uncharacterized protein translates to MRYSLIIISLNALCLISGLPSELGNSCEPLEYVNTDDTWSNIFHNVKRSLEDAISRASNSEKCTSYAEFLQSCLDRARKIDSPEEQMQYVLEFIDYQDMHTENKPTSTHTYLGKNMINLFKKTVDKLTQLSRKMIKVSEKIDERLGKTFERSKKLLFGNEELRLS, encoded by the exons ATGCGTTACTCTCTAATAATTATTTCACTCAATGCGTTG TGTCTCATCAGTGGTCTGCCGTCGGAACTGGGAAATAGTTGCGAACCCTTGGAATATGTTAATACCGACGATACGTggtcaaatattttccataatGTCAAGAGATCTTTGGAAGATGCCATCAGTCGTGCATCAAATTCTGAAAAATGCACCTCCTACGCTGAATTTCTTCAAAGCTGCTTAGATCGCGCTAGGAAAATTGATTCTCCAGAAGAACAAATGCAGTACGTCCTTGAATTTATTGACTATCAAGATATGCACACCGAAAACAAACCAACGAGCACACATACCTATTTAGGAAAAAATATGATCAATTTATTCAAGAAAACTGTGGACAAATTAACACAACTAAGTAGAAAAATGATTAAAGTATCCGAAAAAATAGACGAGAGATTGGGCAAAACATTCGAAAGAAGTAAGAAACTTCTTTTTGGAAATGAAGAGCTACGTTTGAGctaa
- the LOC108058325 gene encoding uncharacterized protein, with product SQISVKSAPLETNRENLCDFFKNITRFEDNKESWWELNRNLAKSILETKISFSESYPSCKQYVASLRDLQNRGNALTSSSPWAQQFEYLNASSEKYNSGPCVETAGTHTFVYSSVLDKMAKDARELSQSASDQNEYHNLVTQIDTNVDAIKNSLSGFSIPTLQYLTRFPFKKCTVTV from the coding sequence TCACAGATATCCGTGAAAAGCGCTCCTTTGGAAACAAACAGAGAAAACCTTTGCGatttcttcaaaaatattaccCGATTCGAAGATAATAAAGAGTCTTGGTGGGAACTGAATCGAAATTTAGCTAAATCCATTTTGGAgacaaaaatatctttttcgGAATCATATCCTTCCTGCAAGCAATATGTGGCTTCTCTCCGCGACTTGCAAAACCGTGGGAATGCCTTAACTTCTTCAAGTCCTTGGGCACAACAATTTGAATATCTTAACGCATCTTCAGAGAAATATAATAGCGGTCCCTGCGTTGAAACTGCGGGAACACACACTTTTGTGTATTCAAGTGTCTTAGATAAAATGGCAAAAGATGCACGCGAATTGAGTCAAAGTGCCAGCGATCAAAATGAATATCACAATTTGGTGACACAAATTGATACAAATGTGGATGccattaaaaattctttatctGGATTCTCGATTCCCACGCTGCAGTATTTGACACGTTTTCcgtttaaaaaatgtactGTAACAGTTTGA